The Anas acuta chromosome 1, bAnaAcu1.1, whole genome shotgun sequence genome segment GGTGTGGGCACTTGGCCTCATTAACATAGAAAGAACTGTCTGGAGCCCATTTTTCACGAGAATGCACACCTGGCTATGTAACATTACATTTTCCTCACcactttcctttatttcctttgttttatttatagtgGGTAGCTGCAACCacttggaagaaaaagcagaagaggagagagaaatgctGCCCAAATGTTTGCAGTGTGATCAGTGTTAATAAAGCTTCTGACTGACctcttttaaaatgcacttgCGTTATTACACATTTGGAGTCACAGTATTCCCCAACACTCTAGTGCAGTCTTTGGCCATCCACCCACTGGCTGCTTcagagaaggaatgaaaacGAAGAGGCTCTAACTCCAGTGGTCACCCTGCTGGCTAAAAAATCACCAGAGCTGAGGGTCACGCACAGAAAGTGGAAGGGGACGGTGCTCCCTGCACCTATAGCTGGATGACGTGGGAAGGTTCAGCCCAAGGAAAAGTCCTGGACAGTGCTGAGAGAAGTTGCAGCCTCCTTTCCTGCTCCTGGGGCAAGGCCTGGGGCCAGCACCCTGCAGTGACCCTCACAGCCTGCGGACTGCTCTGCCCGAATCTCCAGGGTGCAGCAGTCTCCTTGGGGAGGCAGCTCCCTgacagggcaggctgcagcccctgttGTGACACGCGATGAGGCAACAGCGGGGCCGTCTGTGACATCACACCACGTCCTGCTCAAAAGCCCTGTGCGCCGCGACCTGCCCTCACTTGGCTGCGAGGCCTTCAGGAGGCAgtggctggtgctgctctgctggggctgccgcTGTGATCTTGAGGAGCTGCCTTGCAGAAAGGAGCCAAAGGCACTGGGAAGCAGCGTCCCCGCGTGGGACAATTCCTGCTGACGAGTGGAGGAGGCCCGGAGCGAGATGGAGGCCAGGAGTGCTCCCATCCTGTGCAACGGCCGCCTCATGTGTCCAACACTCATGCACCTCCAGGACGATGGTGAGCCCAACAGGAGGTGCCTGAGGAACAGGCAGCAGCGCAGCCCACTTGAGCTGCAGTTTCTtgtggggagagagagggagggtcTGGGGACATAGACACTGGCCCCATTGGCCACGAGGACTGTGCTGGACGAGAAAGCTGGCTTGCAGTATGACGTCTCTTGCCCTTGCTTTCCAGAGATTGTGAAAGTTTGGGATGCAGTATCCCACTTCATCCGCAGGCAGTTTGCGCTGAACAAGGTGAGCTTGGCAGCCTCATCCTGCCCTCTTACTCTGCTCTTTCCCACAGCCCGCCTCCTCAAGCATCAGAAACACCCCAGCGGTGGCCTGCAAACTGCAGAGGTGCCAGGGGCCCCTTGCTGCTCTGGCAGTATGCACAAAAGAAGAgtccagctccagcagaaggaCGGGGTCCATTCTGCCTGGTGCTTGTGTGTTGCCCGTGGCCAGAGTGGGCAGGCCAGCATGTCGCTGGTGCTGGCACTCAAGGCTTTCCCTGCTTGTTGGGAAAATCCGTGACATTGAGGCCATctccagggctctgcagagTGACACTGCCTGGCACCTTCTCATGAGCAGTGGCCAAGGCATGAGGGCCCATCTTCTTGCTTGGAGAAGCCCCAGAAATACTGACCCGTGTTCCtgatttcttgcttttcagggtGTCACAGTACCTGGGCTGGGCACCTTCTTTGCTGTTAAACAGGACCGGCCCATGGCAGGCGTTAAGCTCCTTGACGCAAAGAAGCCCGTCTTCCAGGTTTCGGAGCACTTTGCCAATGTTCATGGGCTCCCTTAcaagaaagaaacttttcctggTAAGAAGAGAGATGATTGTCTGGGCTCCCACGCGCGGGGACTTTGGGCTgcatgctcagctgctgctgggagggcagtggAGGGGTTCCACAGCTCTTCCAGGAGGTCCAGAGAAAGGCCTGAGCTCCTCTCAAGCCAAGGCCCATCAATGCCTTGCACGTCCCTCCAGACACCAGCTCCCAGAAACGTCCCTCCCCATCCTGTTGGCACCCTGATGGCTGCGTTGGTGGTTGACTTCTGCTCTAAGCAGTTCGGACAACAGCAGGTGCAGGCTGACACTGGGCATCAGCTTCTATGGCATCAGCGATGCCCCACGACTGTGCTGCCCCAGGCGCTTGGAGCTCTGTCTTTCAGGGATTCTCTTCCTCCAGACGAGCAGTCAGCAAGACAGCTCTGTAGCAGTGCTGGAGGGCCCAGAAGCTACCCAAATGGGACTGCCCTCCTCTGCAGGCCTGTCTTAGttattttctccttgcttcCTCTCCCTCAGGAATACctccatttgttttcctgaattatGCCTGGCTGTCCTTGGACATCGGCATTCCTCGGGACACCGTGCAGCGCTGCATTCAGGAGACCCTGATCTTTCTCTCCTACACCCTTGCAAAGAAGCAGGCCGTGGATTTCATCTTCAAGGACATCGGCCGTCTGGTCTTCCGCCAGAACAGAGTCCAAATGCACTTTTCCTCCGACTTTGTTCACAACCTGAATAGCAACGGCCAGCTGTTGAAATGCCGCCTCACTGTAAGTTTCTcactgcaccagcacagcccagggctCCTGGGAAATGCCCCGAGAGGCCGTTGGGAGGGACTTCTCCTTCTGGGTCAGACGCGTCTCCTGATGAGGCACAGGAGTCTGGCCCCTGCACAAAGCCAGGCAGTGATTTGCCGGGTGCAGGCACTTGCTGGGCAGCTTGTGCTGCTTGTAAGGAGGGGTGAACACTAAGCCCTGCAAGCTCTGCCCGTGGGCAGCTTTCTGCCTGAGCAGCCGCGATGCCTTCATTAGCACGGGCATCCCTTCCTGTCCATGGTCTCACCCACGACTGTCTCTCCTGCAGAGGTTAAGCACAACGGATTTGGCCACATCGGAGAGAAAAAGCATGGTCCCACATCCAGCTTCTCGAGGTGTCATCATCTTTCCCAGGTGGGTGCATTGCTTCTGCAGCCCTTGGCTGAGAGTTTTGGCAGCTTTTCAGCTCCTCTCCGGAAGGTCAGCAGTGCCAGGGCTTGCCCTGTGCtcagggaggagctggagggggaCTTCTCGAAGCACTGTTTCCTCCTCCACTCCACACCGATTCTTGCTTGTTTTGGACAAGGGGGCGTTCTCTTTGTGTAGCTAGGGCTGGGAGGATGTCTATTCCCTGCTCAGCCCATAGCAAGCCCCTCTCAGATGCTGGCACCAAGACCAGCACCCTACAGCCCTAGAATATGGTGCCCTGGAGTCACACTGCCTTGGTCTTTCTTCCAGGATTGGGCTCTACATACCTCGgggaagagctgcaggggaAAGGTCTCTCCAAGCACCCAAGGGTTCTGATTTGGAGAAGAAGGGAGACGCAAGTGTGGAGGGAGAGTCTACCAGAAGAGGTAATGTGAGAGCGGGCTCTTGGGAGTGACAGCCCCTGGGAGACctctctgcccttcccttctGAATGTCCTCCTGAGGGCAAGGGGTACAGAGACAAAGCTGGAAGGCTGCGCTTTGCACAGGATGAGGCCCCTCCTCTGACCCCAGTTCCCTGCGGCAGTAGCTCTGCTGGGCCTTCATAGGAACCAGAATGGCAGGGCAGCCCAGAGCTTCCCGTAGCATTCGATAGTGCTCAGGCCTCTTCCACGCTGGCCTCCTGGAGCTCCTGTCTACTGAAAGCCCCACTCTGGATGAGATGTGTCCAAAGGTAGAATGTGGGGTACAGTGGCAGCAGGGAGTCCCAGGACTCCCATCCCCACCTGAGCAGTTGCGAGCCCAATAAAGACTGTTACTTCCTGCTGGAGGGACCAGCACGGGCTTCGTAGTGTGCCGATTTCACAGAACACAGAATGGTTTTAGGATGGGAGCTACCTGAAGACGTCAGCTTGGCCAAACCCCTGCTCAAACTGGGCAACCCAGCACCAGTGTCCAAGGAGCATGTCCTGTGCAGATGACTCCCATCCCCACCCGTGAAATGCCAGTGGCCAAGGAGACTCCCTTCTCGGCCAACCCATCTCCCAGCTTGCTCTGCCTTTTACAAGTAGCACCGGATCCAGCAGGGAGGCTCATTCCCTGCCTCTTTGTGTGGCCACCAAGGAGCAGCACTGACGAGCCTTCTCGTTTCCTCCTTACAGGGATGCCTCCTATTAAGAGCCAGCTGCTCACACCCAAGAGTCTCTCTCTATCCAGACTCTCCAAGATGAAAGGGGAGGCAAAGCTgagccaggctgcaggggaaaaagaGCCTTCACCCAGGTAAGGCTTGGGGGGAACTGGAGgaggcagcccctgggctcttCTCCTTGAGTCATTGAGCGGCTTTCCTTGGCTCAGGGACTTAGTGAACTTTACAGAGGTCCCAACACATGTCCCACCAACTGCTGTTTCCTCGCTGGGCACCTGGTTGTTGAGCAAAATCTCTAGCAGCAAATCCTCCTCTTGTGTGCTTGCAGAATGCCAACAGCAAGTCAGGAGAGCAACTCAAAGATGGCAGAAGAGGGGAAGGGCAAgcactgtgctgcagcctggccccaAAATCAAGCCCCTGCCTGTGAAGGTCAACGGAGAGCAGGACAGGTAGCCACTGGATCTGTGTGCCCATTGCCGGGTTGTTTCACAGGTTGCCTTTGTGGAGATTTGATGTTTCTCTGATCGTTGCATgcccttctcttctgtaggaaATATGCTGCCTGTACCAGCAAGAAGATGAGAAAACTCTACAGGCATTGTTGgttgaggagcagctgaagaaagaatGGGAGAGACAGAACATGTGGGCACAGTGCAAGGCTCGTGGCAAAACAAACGGGGGAGAGAGTATCTGGGTATGCCAAGTGCTTTCAAGCACTCCAGAAAgaacctttctcttctctcagggGGCCATGTGAACACTCTTCCCCTCTTAGCTCTGCAAGGAAGCTTCTCTCCAAGAGAAAAACGTGCACTTTCTGAGCCTTGTTTTCCTCTGAGAAGGACAAGGGCTCCTGCAAAGCCCACTGCAGTGAAAGTGTTCTTGCCCTTAGTTTCAGAGGCTGAGGGTGTTACCCTTTCATGCTGCCTTTCTGAGagaaagcaggctgcagggaaactgcCCTGAGCCTGCGGAAACCCTGAGGGGACGACTGCCCCACTGCCATGGGACAGCTCCCACGTTAGCACCCCCATCTAAAAACGTTCCTTGTTTCTGCTTCCCCTGTAGCAGAAGACGCAGATGGAAATGCAGAGGCTTCAGACAGAGAGCGCATCCTCCATGGCACTTGTGGAATGGAAAAAGTCTCTGCAGATGGTGCCAGTGGACATGAAACAGCAGCATGTCCTCGTCCCTCACCCGCCGGAGAAGAAGGCTGAGGCAGCTCCTCTGAGCAAACCAAGTGCCAGGTAAGTGTGGGCCAGCTTCCAAAAAAGGCCAGgaaaagctgagctgcagcaggctgcccgAGGGATCCAGCATGCGGgttgctcagctctgggctttGGCTCTCCATCCCCTGGCTGCCTCGCGGAGGGAATGACCGTGGAgaggccctgcctccagctgtcCCCCTGCAGACCCAAAGTCCTAAAGCTCCCCTGCAGCTGACAGTGACGCACCCACAATGGAAGGAGGCTGTGCTCCCTGCTTTTGGGCAGCCAGAGGTGGGGACCTTCAGAGCCCACCTGagagtttattttctctgttgctgCAGCTGCCTTTCAGTGCGGACTGAGCGCGTGAGGAAACagctggagaggagaggggaggtcCTGCAGAAAGACAAAACCAAGAGCATAGCTGTCGACATCCCTGGAAATTCTGCAGAGGATCTTCTGATTTGGTAAACCTCTCCTGCAACAGCCTTCATTCCACTAGCAACAGCCCCTTCCTTGGGCAATGAGTCCCCTGGGCTCACGAGAACCCTTGCCCTGGCCTTCCGTAGCTGCTTGGCCAAAGGTCTCCAGCCCGGTCTCACACAGCGCCTCGGCCTGGCGCTGCGTAGATTCCCTGTCACTGGCTGGGACTCGAGGGGCCCCCGCAAGGCCACACAGAGCCTTGGGACTCCTGCATATGCACTCTGCACAGGACTGGGGCTGAAGGGAGCAGGGAGTGTCACTCCGCTGCCCTCACTGGAACAGAAACTTGaaccctttctttttctctccctagcGTTGGTGAGAAAATCCCTGTGCTTCCAATGCCAAAGATGACACGAGCATCAGGGAAACCAGCGAGGACCCCTCgcagctgtgagcagctgcGAGCCCAATAAAGTCTTTTGCTTCCTGCTGGAAGGACCAGCATGGGCTTTGTAGTGTTctgatttcacagaaacacagaatggttgaggttggaaggtaCCTGAAGACGTCAGCTTGGCCAAACCCCTGCTCAAACATTGCCACCCAGCACCAGTGTCCAAGGAGCATGTCCTGTGGAGATGCCTTTCAAGTGTCTCCCCTTGAGGAGGGAGACTCTACAGCCTCACTGGAGAACCCGTGAGAGGACTCGCTCACCCACACACTACAGAAATGGATCCTGAGGTTCAGATGGAAGCCACTGTGTTTGCTTCTGCGCCCATCGCCTCCTGTCCTGTCATTGGGCTCCACTGAAATGAGCCTGGCTCCATTGCCTTTgcaccctgcctgcaggcaTGCAGTTATCCACTGATCCCcccctgagctttctcttctccaggctaaacagtcccagctctcccagcctctcttcataggagagatgctctgTTCCCTCAGTAATCCACCTCACAATTTTTGTGGGACTGTTAAGCAGTTCAAGTAGCACCACTCGTGGCCTCCCAAGACAGCCACGAAGGCCTCCTAGCTGAGGCTGCTGATTCTCCCTTGCTGAAAGCCAGGTGCTCTTAGGATCCAGCATCAGATCCTGCCTGTGCctggagagctgggaagagctgggagCTCTTGATCCTTCCAGGGTGGAACTTCCAAGGTAACGGCTCACTGCAACCTTCCCTTTGGtcccaggaaataaaaaaaaaaaaaggcatcaagCACCTGCCCACACTCCTCACTCAGCCCAGAATTAGCAACAAGTCTTCCTTCCCTGCTGGTACTGCTGCCAAGGGAGCTTTGAAGTTAAGAGCCTCtttttggaaaacagcttttccatGACCTCTCGGGTCTGCACATGGccaaaaaacagagagagagagagtttgaaacttgggagaaaggaaggaaagccaGCAGGGACTTTAAATCTGCACAGCACAAAACTGAAGGacaagttgatttttttttgtcacatcaCTCATACAAGAAAGTGAAGAGCTCTCTTTCTCTCACATGCTCTCACAATTTTCATTCTCTCCTCCTAAAACTTTCGGGGACTTTGATCCCTCATCAGGCAGCCTCGATGCAAGTTGCTGTCAATTCCACTTGGGTGGAATACCTCTTGCTGAATTGCTGCCTTTGGTCTTAGAGATCCCAATCTATAGGCATCCTTTGAACTGATTTCCTCAAATCCCTTTTAAGCACATCATCCTGAAGTCTACTGAACCCGGCCCATGTAATCTGCTACGTCACATAATGCTGAAAGCTTGTGAACGAGTGAGGGTGCCACGGAGAAAACCTCCGTGTTGTGGGGCACACGCTCGTCCCTCAGGACACCTCACAGACCATGTGCAACGTGGCCATCTGGCACATGGAGACACTGAGGGAGGGTGCCAGGCACAAGCTCTATATTAAACACTCGTGAAGCATTCCTTCTTCCTTATTCCCTTTCGAGATTTCATGAATAAACAAATGGCAGTTCTAGCATTTCCTTCCCACACCCAAATGGATCACCTTGCACACCCCCTGGGGCACTCTCGAGGTTTGTATGGGACTGAAAGGAGAGAGTTTCCTTCTCAGTGCTGGCATGCTCGGCTCAGCTGTGGCCCTACAGGAAAGGGGATCTACAGGAAAGTGCTCCCTGAgtgcagggagagagagagaaaagctgctccCTGACAGGGCGGCTCCAGCCCCACCCTCTGACAGCCCTGGCGGCCATTTGGCAGTTCTGCCTGCCCCCCGCGCCACAGGCTGGCTGAGGCCTTGGGCTGTCCCCAGCACGGCTGTCAGTGGTGTCGGGCGGCATCTAGAGCCAAGAggcctttcttcttctttgtgcTGAAGGAAACTTTGTGCTGTCTGGAGCGAGCAGTGCCGCTTTTCTCCGCATTCCGGGGCTGTCATGGTAAGTGACATGGCCTCTGACTTAGAGGGCCCTGTTTTTCGTCAGCATTTGTGAGGGGCTTCTGCATGCCCCCCGCTCACTTGTTGCGGCCAGGGCTTCTCCCCAGGATGTCTGGGCAAGGCCCATGCCGCTGGGCAGGCTCTGGGTGGGCCTTGTTCCCTGCAGGGGCAGGCGTCTGCCGCTGAGCCCAGAGCCCAGGAGCGGCTCCTGCACTCGCGGCTGCCCCTGCGcgggctgctgccgctgcttctggaaccttcctgcagcctctggcagCTGGCGCCTGCGTGGCGGCCGCACGTTGGGTTTGGCAGCCTGGCATCTGCAGGCCGTGCCAGCCTGCAGCATGGCATTGGCGGCCTTGTTGCCGTCCCCAGGGCACGGCTGAAAGGGGATTTGGGGCATTTGCTTTCCAGGGGCTGGGCACGTTGGGGATGCAATACCCCACCACGTGCACAGGCAGTTCGCACTGAACAAGGTGGGCTTTGCAGCCTCGTCCTGCCCTCGTagcctgctccttcctgcagctgccaccccacagcccgcCTCCTCAAGCAGAAGAAACGCCCCAGCGGTAGCCTGCAAAGTGCAGGTGTGCCAGGGGCCCCTTGCTGCTCTGGCAATATGCACAACAgaagagcccagctccagcagaaggaCGGGATGCGTACTGCCTGGCGCTTGTGCGTTGCCTGTGGCCCGAGTGGGCAAGCCAGCATGTAGCCGGAGCCGGTTCTCAAGGCTTTCCCTATTAGTTGGGAACCCCGTGGAGGGTTTTTCCTGAGCTGAGGGTGTTGGCTGTGCTCTTCCTAGCCCAGCTCTTCTGCAGGGGCCAAaaaggagggagctgggaagctCCCAGACACTGAGGCCATCTCCAGGGCTCTCCGCAGTGACGCCATCTGGCACCTTCCCATGAGCAGTGGCCAAAGCACAAGGGCCCATCTTCTTTGTTGGGGAAGCCCCACGCTGCATTTCCAGTGCCAGAAATGCTTAAATACTGCTCctcctttcttgcttttcagcGTGTCTTAGTACGTGTCTTAGTACCTGGGCTGGGTGCCTCCTTCCTTATTAAAGTGGGGCTGCTCTTGTTTTTTGCTTTGAGCTCCTCCAGGTAAAGAAGCCCACTTTTCAGTTCTCGGAACTGCGCAGCGCGCGAAGTGCCCTCCTGATGCGGGAGGGCCGTGGCTGGCGCGCCGGGGCTTGTGCGAGTTCAAGGGTGCATGTGGGGGACACAGAGGTGTAGGTTAGGTCCCGAGCGGGTGCTGGGCGAGCCTGACCCCCCCTCCAAGGCCTTTCCCCGGGAGGGGGTGGCACAGGACCAGCCAGCCCCGCTGCGCGTGGTGCTGCCAACcttgtgcttgctgctgcttgctgtgctgaACAGGCCCGGCCAACAGATCCTGGGACGGTGCTTGTGTCTGGGATGTTGCTGGCTCATCTGCTGGCGTATCTTTGGTGCAGGAGGAGGACTGCGCTTGGCCTCCCTGCTCGATGGCCACCTgcatggggagaggaagagcaCGGGCAGCTGAGGAAAGGGATGTCAGCCCTTGCGCCTGGGCCATGTGgaaatgcagagcagcaggcagctcccgGCATGCACACCCAAAGCACTGCTTCTGCCTGGGGCTTCACTGGATGCCTGGTGCCCACGGCACGTGCTGTGCTTCCCTGGTGCCCAGGAACCAAGGGAccggctgctgctcctgctttgtcagctgctgctgggcggAAATCTCTGCTGGGCTCCTGGAGAGGCTCTGCAGCCAAAGGAGAAGCCCCTTCTCCACCTTCTTCTTgtggcgctgctgctgcagtgagagGGGCTTCATTGGCCTCCCCCACAGGGCCTCCGGCCAAGGCAGAGGCCGAGGATGTACATTCTGCAGGCTCTGGTGTGGGAGGAGGCACCCTGGGCACTGTGACCCAGGGAGCACTTGCTGCCTTGCTTGGGGCTCCCTGGATGATGGCTACAGAGTGGAGTAGGACTGCAGCCACGATGGTGTCAACTCTTTCATCCAGCTCTTCATCAGAGACACTGCAGGCATGTCGGGCACGTCCCTGGCTCTCCACCATCACGGCAGCGCTGTGCTCACTGGGGCTTGCACAGGCTGATGGCTTCGACTGTTGAGCCCCACGTGTCAGGGGAGGCGCTCTGTGTCCCCCATCTTCCAGAGCAGGGGATGCTGGAGGACTTGCTGGCCTGCTCTGTGCCCGTGTTGTTGTGGTGAGAGGCGTACTGTGCCTCTCTTCCCCTGGACCTTCTTCCAGGGGAGCAGCTGATGGGGCAGTGTCCGTTGTTTGCAGCGAGCCAGGAGAGGCACATGCTGGAtgttctgcttcttgtgctgcctccctgtccacactgctggctgcgCTGCCCTCTTCCTGGGGAACGTCCTGTGGGTCTGTGAAGAGGCTGGCGAACCTGGGGTTGATCCAGGAGTTGAGGATGACgatctcctcctcttcatcccatCCCCCAGGAATGCTCTCGTTCCTGCCCCGGCCTTGGCTTGTCCCCTCGttgcctgtcccctgcctgggTTTGAcgtgtttctctctctgttgttttttcttcttaccctGGCCTGGGCTAGCTGCTGCAGGgtctctgctggaagccctTGCTCCTGCGCATAGCCGGGAATCAGgccctggcagagcagtggTCCGCCTCCTCTCCACGTCTGTCTGGACCCCGGCTGATCTCGTTgctctccctgtgctccccGTGTGTGCCAGGTCCCCCAGTGCTCCAGCCAAGGCAGATGCTGAGGATGTAGATTCTTCAGGCTCTGCTGTGGGAGGAGGCACGCTGGGTCCTGTGGCCGAGGGAGCACTTGGTGCCTTGCTCACGGCTCCCTGGCTCATGGCTACAGCACGGCGTAGGACTGTGGAAACGATGGTCTTGACTCTTTCATCCAGCTCTTCATCACAGGCACTGGAGGCATGTCGGGCACGTCCCTGGCTCTCAACCATCACCGCAGTGCTGTGCTCACTGGGGCTTGGAAAGGCTGATGGTTTTGACTGTGGAGCCCCACGTGTCAGGGGAGGCGCTCTGTGTCCCTCATCTtccagagcaggggctgctggaggacttGCTggcctgctctgggctgctgtTGTTGAAGTGAGAGGCGTGCTGTGCCTCTCTTCCCCAGGAATTTcttcctggggagcagctgatggGGCAGTGTCCGTGGTTTGCAGCGAGCCAGGAGAGGCGCTTGCTGGGtgttctgcttcttgtgctgcctccctgtccacactgctggctgcgCTGCCCTCTTCCTGGGGAACGTCCTGTGGGTCTGTGAAGAGGCTGGCGAACCTGGGGTTGATCCAGGAGTTGAGGATGACgatctcctcctcttcatcccatCCCCCAGGACTGCTCTCTTTCCTGCCCCGGCCTTGGCTTGTCCCCTCGttgcctgtcccctgcctgggTTTGAcgtgtttctctctctgttgtattttcttcttaccCTGGCCTGGGCTAGCTGCTGCAGGgtctctgctggaagccctTGCTCCTGCGCATACCCGGAATCAGGCCCTGGCAGAGAAGTCGTCCACGTCCTCTCCATGTCTGTCTGGACTGCGGCTGAACTTGTTGCTCTCAATTTGCACCCCGTTTGTGCCAGGTCCCCAAGTGCTGCTGATCGTTGGCCGTGTTCCCAGCTTTTTTGCATCTTCTCCAGCACTTCAGACACGCGGGAGTGTGCTGTGTCCCGCAGTGCTGTGCAAgagtctgcagggctgtgtggggcagggtgCCAGCTCTTCTTTAAATTCTGGGGCCCAGTTGCAGGCAGAGGTGGTATTCTGTGTCCTTTGCTCGTGGGAGGTCTGCCCACGGGAGGAAGCCTTGCCTCCCTCATGGCTCCCTGGTTCCAGGCAAGGCCATTTCTTATTGCAGTGGAGACAAAGGCCTTTACTGGGTCTTCCATTTCTTCAGCAGGGGATGCAAGGCTGCTTTTGGACGAGTGCCGACTCTTCCAGTTTTGGGCCGCTGCTGTGGTGAGAGGTGGTGTTCTGGGGCCTTTGGTCCCGGGACCTCTGCCTGAGGGAGAAAGCCTTGCCTTGCTGCTGGCTCCCTCGTTGCAGGCTAGAGCTTTTGTTATGACAGTGGATACCAAGGACCGTATTGCATTGCCCACGTCCTCGTCAGGGGCCACAGGGCTGTGTGGGCCACGTTCCCGCCTCTCTGCCCTCACTGCCCTGTCCCTGTTGCCAGAGATACAGGGAAGAGGTGGCAAAAGCTCTTGCTGGCTGCGGGCCTCTGTTCCCAATGACTTTGCCCTTCCTCCCCGTGAAGAAGCAGAGGTTGCTGCTTGCAGAGGGGGCAGCTTGCAAGTGGCCCTTTCAGGCGATGATGCCTGTGCCTCAGGCACTTGCTTGGGTACTGCTGCCTGAGTCGCTGCCTGCCTTGGCAAAggcggcagggctggcagctggatTCTCTCGGCCTGCCTCACCCCACGGTGAGGCAGTGTCTTGATGTCTTGCGTCTTCTTCTCCATCTGCAAGAGAAGGCAAGGAGAAAGGCCAAGTTACTTGGGCCATTTCTGCCATTCCGCTCAGTGTACCCCCTAGaagtgctgctgtgagctgcccTGCAGCGGCCCCCGGCACGCCCTGGCAGCTGCCCACGCAGAGCGGGGCTCAGCCTGCCAGGGTAATGCCCTGCCTGTCTCCTCCTGCAAGTGCTGCCTGCTTGTCgcaggctgccagggctgccaaCGATGTTCAACCGAACCCTCCTGGGGCTCCCGACTCTGTGTGGCAGGAAGATTCCCTGCTCCTTGCTTTAAGAGCATGCTGTAGAGAAGCTTTCAGCGGCAGAGCCACAGCTGTGCCACGCTGCTGTTTagcctgcagcttctctggCTGCTGAAGCAGGTCCTATGCTTCAGAGTTGTGGCTGAGACAGTGGTGGTAACACAACGGTGTCTTTGCTGGAACAGGTCACACCAGGAACCAAGGgagtggctgctgctcctgctttgtcAGCTGCTCCTGGGAGGAGATCTCCCTGATGGCCTCCCTGAGATGCTCTGCATCTCACTTCTCCACCTTCGTCTTgtggcgctgctgctgcagcgagAGGGGCTTCATTGGCCTCCCCCACAGGGCCTCCAGCCAAGGCAGAGGCTGAGGATGTACAGTCTGCAGGCTCTTCTGTAGACTGTACATtgcttctttcttatttcttttcatgatttgagaaagaaataaatggcaaTTCTAGAATTTTCTTCCCACACCCAAATGGGTCACCGCACACACTTTGTGGGATGTACTCGAGGCTTGTATGGGACAGAAACGAGAGAATTTTATTCTCAGTCCTGGGTTGCTCAGCTCAGTTGTGGCCCTACAGGAAGGAAACTCCCTGAgtgcagggagagagagagaaaagctgctccTTGACAGGGCGGCTCCAGCCCCACCCTCTGACAGCCCTGGCGGCCATTTTGCAGTTCTGCCTGCCCCCTGCGCCACAAGATGGCTGAGGCCTTGGCCTGTCCGCAGCACGGCTGCCAGCGATGCTGGGTGGCATCTAGAGCCAAGaggcctttccttttctttgtgctgaagGAAACGTGCTCTCTGGAGAGACAGTGCCTCTTTGCTCCAAGTCTTGCAGGGTTGCCTCTCACTTTGTGAGCCCTGTTTTTCGTCAGCATTTGTGAGGGGCTTCTGCATGCCCCC includes the following:
- the LOC137850023 gene encoding coiled-coil domain-containing protein 81-like; this encodes MEARSAPILCNGRLMCPTLMHLQDDEIVKVWDAVSHFIRRQFALNKGVTVPGLGTFFAVKQDRPMAGVKLLDAKKPVFQVSEHFANVHGLPYKKETFPGIPPFVFLNYAWLSLDIGIPRDTVQRCIQETLIFLSYTLAKKQAVDFIFKDIGRLVFRQNRVQMHFSSDFVHNLNSNGQLLKCRLTNANSKSGEQLKDGRRGEGQALCCSLAPKSSPCL